Genomic segment of Shewanella sp. OMA3-2:
GCTGCTGGTACCGTTAAGGTTATCAATCAAGCCGGTGATGTCATCATGAGCCACGCGGTTGAAGCGGGCGATATTTACCGCATGTGCCAAGTAAAAGATGCTCCAATTCGTGACTGGGTTAAGTTAGCGGTTAAGCGTTCACGTTTAAGCAATACTCCAGCGGTATTTTGGTTAGACAGCAACCGTGCTCACGATGCTGAGATAATCAAGAAAGTGAATACCTATTTAGCTGACAGTGACACAGCAGGTTTAGATATTCGTATTATGTCACCAGTTGATGCTACGCATTTTACATTAGATCGTATCATCAAAGGTGAAGATACTATTTCTGTTACCGGTAACGTATTACGTGACTACCTAACAGATTTGTTCCCAATTCTTGAATTAGGTACCAGTGCTAAAATGCTATCTATCGTGCCATTAATGAACGGCGGTGGATTATTTGAAACAGGTGCGGGTGGTTCAGCGCCTAAGCATGTTCAACAAGTTGAAAAAGAAAACCACTTACGTTGGGATTCTTTAGGCGAGTTCTTAGCACTTGCAGCTTCACTTGAGCACCTAAGCCAAACAACGGGCAATACAGAAGCACAGGTTCTTGCAGACGCATTAGACGTGGCTATCGGTCAATTCCTTGATTGTAACAAGTCCCCTTCACGTAGAGTGGGCGAGTTAGATAACCGTGGCTCACATTTCTACTTAGCAATGTATTGGGCACAAGCACTTGCTGCACAAACAACTGACACAGTACTTGCCGCTAAGTTCACTCAACTAGCAGCAGACTTATCAGCAAATGAAGCAGTGATTGTTGCTGAACTTAATGCTGCACAAGGTCCAGCAGTTGATTTAGGCGGATATTACCGTTTAGATGCCGCTAAAGCTGAGCAAGCAATGCGTCCAAGCAAAACGTTAAACAGTTTTATTTTGGCATAAGCTTATATTTAAACTGAAAAACGCGCCTCAATTGGGCGCGTTTTTGTTTGTTATTCGCTTATTTACTAAAAATAAAAAAGACAGGGATTAAAATCCCTGTCTTTTTGCTTTATAGTTCCATCCAACTAATTAGTTGGTGAAATGGCTGAAGCATGCATCCCTTTAGGGCCTGCTTCTATTTCAAAAGAAACTGGTTGACCCGCTTTAAGCGTTCGGTAACCTTCCATTTCTATAGTTGAATAATGCGCAAATACATCTTCGCCACCCAGATCTGGGCAAATAAACCCGAATCCTTTGGCGTTGTTGAACCATTTAACAGTTCCGCTTGCCATACTTCCACTTCCTTCTTTTGTCTACTTACCAGTAAGATAGTAAAACTTATTATTCAGCGGTCTTTAAACGCCGCCTGGCAAACAGAATGAAATTTGTACGAAAAGAAGTCAAGCGGAAATTAACAAAAAGACAACATTAAGTTAATTTATTATTATCATGTGGTCGGTATTGAAATGAGAGGCTAGTATTAAAGCATGACTAAAATAGGCAGCATTGAAAAAGTTGAAGAAAAAGTTGAATCAGACATACAAAGGCCCAACCTCTATAAGGTAGTCCTAAATAATGATGATTACACACCAATGGATTTTGTAGTTGAAGTGTTACAACGTTTTTTTGATAAGAATGAACAGCAAGCAGTTGATATTATGTTAGCTATTCATCATCAAGGAAAAGGACTCTGTGGTGTTTTTCCATTTGGCATTGCTGAAACTAAAGTGTTACAAGTAAATCAGTTTGCAAGAGAAAACCAACATCCGTTACTGTGTAGTTTAGAGAAAGATTAGATAGATAATAGTGTAGCTTAAGACATAATAATCTTACTCTGCAGTTTGTGGTTAATTTGAGGGGGTGCTTATGCTGAACAAAGACTTAGAAGTCACCTTGAACCTAGCGTTTCAGCAAGCTAGAGATTCGCGTCATGAATACATGACGGTAGAACATTTATTATTAGCGCTATTAGACAACCCCGCAGCTTATGAGGCGTTGATTGCTTGTGGGGCTGACATTAATAAACTTCGTGAAGAAGTGCATAATTTTATTCAACAAACCACGCCAATTATTGCAGATAGTGCTGAAGACAAAGAAACTCAACCAACATTGGGATTCCAGCGTGTTCTGCAACGAGCGGTATTTCATGTGCAATCATCTGGGCGTAATGAAGTCACTGGTGCCAATGTTTTGGTTGCCATTTTCAGTGAGCAAGAGTCACAGGCGGTATATTTATTACGTCGTTGTGAAATCACTCGCTTAGATGTGGTCAATTATATTTCCCACGGATTTTCAAAAGATGAAGAAAAAGCCGATGATGGAGGTAGTGAACACTCAGATGAACAATCAGAGTCGTCTGAAGATCGCAGCATGTTGTCGCAATTTACAGCCAACCTAAATCAGTTATCAATAGATG
This window contains:
- the clpS gene encoding ATP-dependent Clp protease adapter ClpS, whose protein sequence is MTKIGSIEKVEEKVESDIQRPNLYKVVLNNDDYTPMDFVVEVLQRFFDKNEQQAVDIMLAIHHQGKGLCGVFPFGIAETKVLQVNQFARENQHPLLCSLEKD
- the cspD gene encoding cold shock domain-containing protein CspD codes for the protein MASGTVKWFNNAKGFGFICPDLGGEDVFAHYSTIEMEGYRTLKAGQPVSFEIEAGPKGMHASAISPTN